The stretch of DNA CAGCAAGTTTAGCCGTAGCGTTAGAAGTGACTCGGCTTGCACCAGTCCCAGTTGGTGAGTTGAGTAGCACCTCGACCCACCCTTTTTGGCTCTACGTTTCTTCGGCGACATCTTCGGAAGCTTCCGATAAGGCGTCGAGTTCCCTGCGCGCATCTGCACGCAAATCGGCTGGAGCGTCCGGCATGTCGATGACGGCGGAATAGTCGGCAATCGCACGTTCGAGGTCACCCCGCTCTCCATAGGTCATGCCACGAAACATTCGAGCCTTAGCACGCTGCTCGGTTGGTGCGTCGGGCATTTTGATGACGGAGGTGTAGTCAGCGATTTCACGTTCGACATCTCCTTTCTCTCCGCGTTGTCCATATGCTACACCACGATTGACGTGAGCTCCTGCGCGTTGCTTGGCTGGTACGTCGGGCATGTCGATGACGGTGGTGTACTCGGCGATCGCCAGCTCGAAATCCCCCGTCTCTCCCCGCTTTCCATATCTTATGCCACGATTGACGTGTGCCTTCGCAACCTGCTCGGTTGGTGCGCCGCGCATGTCGATGACGGCAGTGTAGTCGGCGATCGCCCGCTCGACGTCGCCTGTCTCTCCGCGTTGTCCATACGTTACACCACGATTGACGTGAGCTATTGCTCGCTGCTCGGTTGCTGCGTCGGGCGTGTCGATGGCGGCGGTATAGTCGGCGATCGCCAGCTCAACATCCTCTTCCTCTCCTCGCTTTCCATATGTTACACCACGATTGAAGTGGGCCTCTGCGCGCAGCTCGGTTGGTGCGTTCGGCATGTTGATGACAGCGGTAAAGTCGGCGATCGCCAGCTCGAAATCCCCCGTCTCTCCCCGCTTTCCATATGTTATGCCACGATTGACGTGTGCCTTCGCAACCTGCTCGGTTGGTGCGCCGCGCATGTCGATGACGGCAGTGTAGTCGGCGATCGCCCGCTCGACGTCGCCTGTCTCTCCGCGTTGTCCATACGTTACACCACGATTGAAGTGGGCCTCTGCGTGCTGCTCGGTTGGTGCGTCGTGCATGTCGATGACGGCGGTATAGTCGGAGATTTCACGCTCGACATCCCCTGTTTCTCCGCGTTGTCCATACGTTACACCACGATTAAAGTGGGCATTGGCGCGCTGCTCGGCTGGTGCGTCGTGCATGTCGATGACGGCGGTGTAGTCGGCGATTTCACGCTCGACGTCCCCTGTTTCTCCGCGTTGTCCATACGCTACACCTCGATTGACGTGGGCCTTTGCGTGCTGCTCGGCTGGTGCGTCCGGCATATTGATGACGGCGGTGTAGTCGGCAATTTCACGCTCGATATCCCCTGTTTCTCCGCGTTGTCCGTAGATCCACGCGCGACAGAAATAGGCGGAAGCACACTCTGCTGGCTCTAGGAGTTGCGCATTGTTTAAAACGAAATCTAAGTGCGGTAAGGCTTCGTTAAATCTATCACTCAGGTAGTCATCCGAAGCAATGGACAATCGCTGTCGAACTGTGGCGGCGAGCATGGCTGTGGTGTCAGGTGATATTCGTCCCGTAAACACACTTTGGGCATCATCCAGGCGTTTTCGGACGGATTGAATCTGGTTGCCGAGGTCGACTTCTTCGCTGCTTTCTGCCGTGCCCCCCGATTTGCCATCACTGCCTGTCGAAGGAGAAAGCACGACTGTGGGCGACAATCGATAACCTGTAAGTTCGCATGACTCAAGCTGATCACGGGCTACCAGAATCGGATCCCGGAAGACACGCGGTAGTGTGTGCCCAGAAAGATGTCGATGCAGTTGAATCATCAGATCATCCGCACCACTGACGGAGACAAAGAAAGCGTTTTGGTGTTTTTTTAAGATTTCCTTGGCCGTCTGGGTCAGACCGCTGTTATCCGGGTCGGAACCTCGATCGCACCAATAGAGTGATTTTGCAAAACTCCCGACATTGCGGAGCGCACTTGTAATCGCATCATCCCAACCGCTGAAACCGACAATCAGCACAGCGTGCTTTCGAAAATATTCCTGTAGTTTAGCCTGATTCTCTTTCGCATAACGATCGATTTCTTCCGGGCTATTGACGAGCAAATATCGATAAATACTTCCATGAGCATGAATCAGGTGAACTGCGTCCACCACATCGTCGTCATCTGGGTATTGCAAAGATTCAGGACGGTCGGAGACGAAATAGGGTGCATTCACCAATTGCAGAGATCGTTGTAAAAGGGGGTCGAAATTGGTCGTGAAAATTGTGCCGAACAGGCGAGGTCTCTCAGCAATCAGCGACGCAAGAAATAAATGTGCGGGGTTGAGACGGCGATCGGCCCGGCGAATCATGTCTCCAAAGTATCGGCGAACATGGTCAGGTTCGTACAAGCCTGGGAGACAATGGGACGAAAGAGCGAACCGGTACGCTTCGCCGACCGAGTTGTCATCTGGAACACCGTCAGCATTGAGGAATATAGCTCTCTTAGCGGATTCAGTCTTCAGGTTGTAACAGTCGAGGACATTCTTCCAAAATTCCTTCGCATTCTTTTTGACATTGGTCTGAAAGGCAGGATCGTTTTCTTTCCGATCAATGAAATCCTGGGGAGTTGGACCGGACGGTTCGCGTTTCTGGCACCACTTCCACCATGACAGATCCTGCTGAACAATCTGGGATGTCGTGGGGATGATCCCATAACTGAAGCCTGAGCCTAGAATCAGTGTAAAGGGTGGATGCCGCGGATGCTCAATTGAATCGGTCTGTATGCGATGCTCTATTCGCTGGAATAGTTCGACTTGAGAGAGGATTTTGTAGGTCACCTGCTCATCCAACGTCTAAGGGTTATAATGTGCACTTGGTTGTTTTGGCAGGCTAACTCTTTGCACTTGGATTTTCAACACGTTTCTGGGTGTATGCTTTATCGAAACTCAGCTGCCAAGGTCGTTCGCGTTGGAGTTGTGATAGCGATATGCAGATGAGAGTCATCACCCTCTTCACAATGCCATTAGGGTGATATCACGCACAGGAAAGGAACAAGACACCCGTCATAACAATCTATGAAATCTTGGGTTCACATCCACTGTTCTCTACAAAAGTGAGTGGTTGGATTTCATTTCATAGCACTGCTAATCCCCCAGAAACTGGGTGTAGAGTGTGCGGGCGAGGGTGGGGTCTTCGGTGCCTTCGATATAGGCGCGGCGGTCTCTAAAGATGGTGAGTTCGCAGTTGTGGCCGGTGGGTTTGAAGCGGAGTAAATAGGGGTTTGGTCGCACATCGCCCAGGGGAGCCAGTTGATTGGCCAGCAGGTTGAGATCGAGCGGGCGGGGATGGGCTGGGCTGATTTGTACGGCATTGCGGCCGCAAAGCACCGTTGTTTGTGACGTCTGCTGGCCACTGAGCCACAGCCGCTCGCCTTGCTGGCAGGCCCGGCAATCGTTCGTTTCGCGTAAACGTGATAGATCCATCGCGCGGATCTGCCCGCTCCAGGCATCGACGAGTTTTAGTTGTGAGCCGAGAACTTCTCTCTCGCCCAGAAGGATCTGTATTGCCATCATGGCCTGGAGGGAAGCGACGAGATGGACAGCTGGCCCTGCGACACCGACGGCATCGCATGTGGCGGGGGTGGTGGCTGACGAGGACGTTTGCCCGGAAGCGTCGTCATCGACCGGGTTGACGAGGCAGCGAAAGCAGGGTGTGTGAGTCGGATGAAAGGCCATGGCCTGGCCACTGGTGCCGACACAGCCTCCATGCACCCAGGGGAGGTTTCGTTCGAGAGCGGCATCATTGAGGAGGAGGCGGAGTTCGAAGTTGTCGGCTCCATCGATGACCAGATCGACGCCTGCCAGTAGTTCGAGAATGTTCTCCGGGCGGATGTCGGCCACGATGGGTTCGAGTGTGATTTCGTGATTGATTTCGCCCAGGCGGCGGGCCGCTGCGATCACTTTGGGAATCCGCTCGCGGGCGTCGGCTTCGTCGTAGAGAGATTGCCGCTGGAGGTTCGTGAGATCGACAAAATCGCGATCCACCAGGCGTAACGTTCCCACGCCAGCGCGTGCCAGGAGTTCGGCAGCACAGCTCCCTAAGGCCCCCATACCCAGTATGGCGACCACCGCGCTGGAAATGCGTTCCTGGCCAGACAATCCAAACTGCGGCAGCAGCGTCTGACGGTGATAGCGGCTGAGATTCTGCATGCCGCTATTGTGCCAGTTTCGGACAGCCCGTTGTACGCGTCATGAGAAGATTTTTCATGAGCAGAGTATCCGGGGTCTTTGCCCCCATGAATTCAACAGACAGCAATGACACTCTTCGATCAAAAGCCTGAACAGGCGTGAACAAAAAGAGATCATTTTCGATGGAGAAGCGCCCACTGGATGACTATACTGAACACATGAACATTTTGGCTTGCGCACCAGAACTGGATTGGGTGGAGGGGCTGCGTGTCCACTTCTTCGTTCAGTATGGTTTCAGAAGGGTCGATGAAGATGTCTGCAGTGAATGTGTCGGGGGAGAAGGTGGAGTTGCCGCGAGATTCAACCACGTCGTTCTGGCAGGAGGTCGAAAGGCACTATGCCGCAGATGATCACATGAGGTGGAAACTCTTGGCATTACTGGCGTTACGGGAGAACTGCGGTTGGACAGTTGAGCAACTGGGGCGGGCGACGGGCCACCCGCGAGGTCATGTTTCCCGCTGCCTGAGCAAGGTCAAGAAGGAGTTGCAGCAGCGGTTCCAGGCGGATGCCCAGATGTCGAAACGATTTGCAGTTGATGAATGTGACATCAAGTTGAGTGAACAGGAGCAAGCCGCCATTGAGAATGAGCGTTTGGAAATGGAGAGTCAGGCGATCAGCAGGGACACTCCCCGGAGACAAAGAGCTGTTTTGCGTCCCCAGGCGGTCATGAACAGAAAACATCGCAACCTGTAGTGAGCCTGGTGTGACGATGGTACTCAACAGGTGGCGAGCTGCTGAGTAATACGGCTCATCTGTGGGATCAATTCTTCATTTCAAGGGTGTATAGCTTCAGGAGTCTGGGATGCAGATTGAAGAACTTCCCATCGGGCGGTTAAAGCCAGCACCCTACAACCCTCGTAAAGTGTTGAAAGCGGGTGATCGCGGCTACGAAAAGCTGGTGCGCTCGCTGGCCGAGTTTTCGCTGGTGCAACCGGTGATCTGGAATCGCCAGACGGGCCATATTGTGGGTGGTCACCAGCGTGTGGAGATCCTGCGGGCGCAGGGGGCCACCACAGTGCCCTGTGTGATCGTCGATCTTTCGCTGGCTCGTGAGCAGGCTCTGAATGTGGCGCTTAACAATCGAGAAGTGGGGAGCGATTGGGATATTCCCCGGCTTTCGGGGCTGCTGGCTGAGTTGAATGATCTCCCGGATTTTGATGCCACGCTCAGTGGTTTTGATCCTCGGGAGTTGCGGGAAATCACGCTGGTGACTCCCTTTTCGACCGTGGAAGAGGTTGCCAATGAGGGTCAAAAGACTTCCCAAACCAAAAAGTCTGCGCTCGGAGAAGCTGCGCTGGCTGCTTCCTGGCCTTCAAAGGATAGCTCTTCCAATGTATCGGCATCTCACAGCGAGGGTCAGTCGGTCGTGATCGTGACGCTGGAGGTAAATCCCGCTCAATGGGAAGAAGTCCGCTCCCGCCTCGACGAACTGCTGCAGCAAATTCCATTGCCGATTCATGTGCGGTGGAGTTGATTGACATCTCGGATTGCTACGATTGCCTGCGCTCATAATCGCGATTATTGCGACAGATCGGAACTTCCAGAGATTTTAACGATACCAGATCGTCGTGCCGTGTGTTTCTCTTATAGCCTACAGATGCCATCAGATCATTGATGATCCTGCAGGAAGAGAATGATCAAACGTGGTGTCACTCGGGGCGGGAAAATGAACACGACCGATGCATTCGTGAAAATTTATCGAGTTTCTCCTCAGCTTCCGCAAAGCTGCTCAGGGTTCAATCACACTCTCAGATTTGTGAGTTTATTGTCACTGGCAGTCTGTCTCTCAGTTCTGAGCGACAGGGTATCTGCCGCCGATAAACCCCGGGTGATTTCACCTGCCGAAAAACCTGCGATTTCTCAAATCAGCCGGCAAATCGACTCGCTCTTGCAGCAGGAGTTCGACAAAAAGGGGATTGCGCCATCGGCGATTTGCAGCGACGAAGATTTCCTCCGCCGGGCGACGATGGATATCGCAGGCCGTCTGCCCACTCCGGAAGAGATTCGCGAGTTTGTCGCTAACAGCGATGCTGACAAGCGGGCCGAGGTGGTGCAGTCGCTCCTTGCTGAGCCAGCCTATGCCTCTAACTGGGCTCGCTACTGGCGCGATGTCATCTTCATGAATGCCACCAATGCCCGGGCCCGGTTTGCGGTGAAACCTTTTGAAGACTGGATGACAGCCGAACTCAATCGCAATGCCAGCTGGGATGAGATTGTGACACAACTCATCACCGCGACTGGCGATGTCTACGAGAATGGCGCGACGTCTCTTTTCTTTGCCCATGATGCCGAGCCTGAAGAAGTGGCTTCGGAAATCTCGCGGATTTTCATGGGGGTGCAGATGTCATGTGCCAATTGCCACGATCATCCTTCGGATATCTGGAAGCGGCGGCAATTTCACGAACTGGCTGCCTTCCTCCCGCGGGTGAATTTGAAGCAAGACCTCCAGGCCATGCCACCCAAGTTTGAGCTGGCTTCGGTTCAGCCCAATGAACGTCGCGGGAACGATTACCTCAAAGAAAATCCCGAGATGATCTTTCAGGCACTCGATCGCAATCGCGACCGCAAAATCAGCGAAGAAGAGTCCAAAGGGGGGCGTGGGCAGTTCGCCCGTGTCTTTCCCCGATTGATCGAATACGGCGACACCAACAAAGACGGCATGATCTCACTGGCGGAAATCAAGTCTGTGCAGGTTCCTGAGCGGCCTGGTCAGGGGAGCATTGAATACTACATGCCCAACCTGGATCGACCTGCCGAAAAGGGAACGCTGATTCATCCCAAATTTTTCGTCAACGGTCGTGCCCCCGGCAAAGAGCTGGACGATCAGGAACGACGCCAGGCTTTAGCGGGTTTTGTGACCGCACCTCAGAACGAATGGTTTTCGAAAGCGGTCGTGAACCGTGTCTGGCACGAAATGCTTGGTTCCACCTTCTACATGCCAGTCGACGACATGGGCCCATCGCGAAGTGCAGTCCATCCCCAGGCGATTGAAGCTCTGGCCAAAGCATTCACCGAATCGGGCTACGATCTCAAATGGCTCGTCGGCACAATTGCCAGTACCAGCGCCTATCAGCGATCTTTGCGGAACAGTTCCAGCAGCCAGCCGGAAGTTCCCTTTGCGGCGGCTCAGCCCAGTCGGTGGCGGGCTGATCAACTCTTTTCCGCGATGTCGTCGGCTCTGGGCATGCCTGAAGAAACACGGATGTCACAGGCTCCCGGGATGATGGGACGACTCGCCATGCGGAATTCGCCACGCACACAGTTCACTCAGCTGTTTGGATTCGATCCTTCCATTCCGCGGGAAGATCTGACTGGCACGATCCCTCAGTCTTTGATGCTGATGAACAGTCCCACGATGAACAGGGCTGTCGAGCAGCAGATTCGCAGTGCCATCACCGGTGATGATACGCCTCTGGAACGTGGCTTTGCCGCCATGGCCCTGAATCGTTTTGGCAATAATCCACCGGCAGGCCGCAATTCGACGATCACTCTCAATCGTGCTGCGGTGGAAGAACTCTACCTGAAGACGTTGGCTCGCAAGCCGACAGAAGCCGAATTCAAAATGATGCGGGCCTATGTCGATGAGCATGGCAACAACCCCGAGGCGGCTGTCGATCTCCTCTGGGCACTGATTAACTCGACTGAGTTTTTATCGCGTCGCTAAATAGATAGTCATCTTCGATAGCAATCGATAACCGTCGCTATCCATGAAATCAACGGCTTCGAAAAATCCCGTTGAGCCCAGGCGACGATGCGAATTCAAATATCACGACAAAGTAATCAACTTTCGCTCTCAGCATGTAGGAACTCGAACATGTCTCCTGTCATTCACGATCTTGTTCAGCTTTCCCGCCATCAGCTTTCCCGTCGACGGCTGCTGCAGACCAGTGCTGCCGGCATGGGAGTCATGGCAGCCGGGGGTTTGCTGCCAGCCTGTCTGTCGGCTCAGGCGGCTGATCTGCAGCAGAAGAAGCGTTCGATCATTGTCCTCTGGATGCAGGGAGCACCCAGCCAGTTCGAGACCTTCGATCCCAAGCCTGGTACGGAAACAGGCGGCCCTACGAAGTCAATCTCGACAGCCACGGCGGGAATTCAGATTGCCTCGACCTTCCCACAAGTTGCCAAGATGATGAACGAGATTGCCTTGATCCGTTCACTCACCAATAAAGAAGGGAATCATCAGCGGGCGACTTACCAGTTGCATACAGGCTACATTCCCACCGGTTCGGTCAAGCATCCTTCACTCGGGGCGAATATCTCCCGGCAGATTGCTCCTGCCGGGCAGGATCTGCCATCGCTGGTCACCATCGGGAATGCGATTGCCGGGATTGGTGCCGGGTATCTGGGAATCAACTACGAGCCTCTGCACCTCAATCAGGCCGGTAAGATTCCCGACAA from Planctopirus ephydatiae encodes:
- a CDS encoding ThiF family adenylyltransferase, with product MQNLSRYHRQTLLPQFGLSGQERISSAVVAILGMGALGSCAAELLARAGVGTLRLVDRDFVDLTNLQRQSLYDEADARERIPKVIAAARRLGEINHEITLEPIVADIRPENILELLAGVDLVIDGADNFELRLLLNDAALERNLPWVHGGCVGTSGQAMAFHPTHTPCFRCLVNPVDDDASGQTSSSATTPATCDAVGVAGPAVHLVASLQAMMAIQILLGEREVLGSQLKLVDAWSGQIRAMDLSRLRETNDCRACQQGERLWLSGQQTSQTTVLCGRNAVQISPAHPRPLDLNLLANQLAPLGDVRPNPYLLRFKPTGHNCELTIFRDRRAYIEGTEDPTLARTLYTQFLGD
- a CDS encoding DUF1549 domain-containing protein, producing the protein MIKRGVTRGGKMNTTDAFVKIYRVSPQLPQSCSGFNHTLRFVSLLSLAVCLSVLSDRVSAADKPRVISPAEKPAISQISRQIDSLLQQEFDKKGIAPSAICSDEDFLRRATMDIAGRLPTPEEIREFVANSDADKRAEVVQSLLAEPAYASNWARYWRDVIFMNATNARARFAVKPFEDWMTAELNRNASWDEIVTQLITATGDVYENGATSLFFAHDAEPEEVASEISRIFMGVQMSCANCHDHPSDIWKRRQFHELAAFLPRVNLKQDLQAMPPKFELASVQPNERRGNDYLKENPEMIFQALDRNRDRKISEEESKGGRGQFARVFPRLIEYGDTNKDGMISLAEIKSVQVPERPGQGSIEYYMPNLDRPAEKGTLIHPKFFVNGRAPGKELDDQERRQALAGFVTAPQNEWFSKAVVNRVWHEMLGSTFYMPVDDMGPSRSAVHPQAIEALAKAFTESGYDLKWLVGTIASTSAYQRSLRNSSSSQPEVPFAAAQPSRWRADQLFSAMSSALGMPEETRMSQAPGMMGRLAMRNSPRTQFTQLFGFDPSIPREDLTGTIPQSLMLMNSPTMNRAVEQQIRSAITGDDTPLERGFAAMALNRFGNNPPAGRNSTITLNRAAVEELYLKTLARKPTEAEFKMMRAYVDEHGNNPEAAVDLLWALINSTEFLSRR
- a CDS encoding ParB N-terminal domain-containing protein, coding for MQIEELPIGRLKPAPYNPRKVLKAGDRGYEKLVRSLAEFSLVQPVIWNRQTGHIVGGHQRVEILRAQGATTVPCVIVDLSLAREQALNVALNNREVGSDWDIPRLSGLLAELNDLPDFDATLSGFDPRELREITLVTPFSTVEEVANEGQKTSQTKKSALGEAALAASWPSKDSSSNVSASHSEGQSVVIVTLEVNPAQWEEVRSRLDELLQQIPLPIHVRWS
- a CDS encoding SIR2 family protein, which translates into the protein MTYKILSQVELFQRIEHRIQTDSIEHPRHPPFTLILGSGFSYGIIPTTSQIVQQDLSWWKWCQKREPSGPTPQDFIDRKENDPAFQTNVKKNAKEFWKNVLDCYNLKTESAKRAIFLNADGVPDDNSVGEAYRFALSSHCLPGLYEPDHVRRYFGDMIRRADRRLNPAHLFLASLIAERPRLFGTIFTTNFDPLLQRSLQLVNAPYFVSDRPESLQYPDDDDVVDAVHLIHAHGSIYRYLLVNSPEEIDRYAKENQAKLQEYFRKHAVLIVGFSGWDDAITSALRNVGSFAKSLYWCDRGSDPDNSGLTQTAKEILKKHQNAFFVSVSGADDLMIQLHRHLSGHTLPRVFRDPILVARDQLESCELTGYRLSPTVVLSPSTGSDGKSGGTAESSEEVDLGNQIQSVRKRLDDAQSVFTGRISPDTTAMLAATVRQRLSIASDDYLSDRFNEALPHLDFVLNNAQLLEPAECASAYFCRAWIYGQRGETGDIEREIADYTAVINMPDAPAEQHAKAHVNRGVAYGQRGETGDVEREIADYTAVIDMHDAPAEQRANAHFNRGVTYGQRGETGDVEREISDYTAVIDMHDAPTEQHAEAHFNRGVTYGQRGETGDVERAIADYTAVIDMRGAPTEQVAKAHVNRGITYGKRGETGDFELAIADFTAVINMPNAPTELRAEAHFNRGVTYGKRGEEEDVELAIADYTAAIDTPDAATEQRAIAHVNRGVTYGQRGETGDVERAIADYTAVIDMRGAPTEQVAKAHVNRGIRYGKRGETGDFELAIAEYTTVIDMPDVPAKQRAGAHVNRGVAYGQRGEKGDVEREIADYTSVIKMPDAPTEQRAKARMFRGMTYGERGDLERAIADYSAVIDMPDAPADLRADARRELDALSEASEDVAEET